In Lactuca sativa cultivar Salinas chromosome 5, Lsat_Salinas_v11, whole genome shotgun sequence, the DNA window ACAAGCACTCATTTGATTCTTCGATGAGCACATCTTCAGATTCTGGTACTTATAACTCCACTTCTTCCCATCTCGGTTTTCCGGTCACAACCAGCGCATTCTGGTTCTTCTTCCTCAATATAAACTCAATGGAAATCATTTGTGATCTTTAGTCTCAATGGTAACTTAAGAATCAGAATCCTAAATTCGAATAAAAAACTGAAatcatgtttgtttttgtttccgTAAATCAATTTGAGTTAGTGTGTGGGTGTTCATCCTACCATAAATTGATTTGTATGTGGATGTTTATCTCTCACTGTTCATTCAGTTGTCTTTATATGTTGGGGGTCTTGTGATTCTGGTGCTCCGGTGACTCCACATATGAGTTTGGACTCTCCATGGGAGGTCAAATAAGGAAAAAGAAGTTGCAGAAGGTGTTTAGACTCAAATTTTGGTGTaaatttggtgtttttcaagtttAATTGTATTTATGTATGTGTAGTTTAAGTTGTAGGTCAAATAAGGAAAAAGAAGTTGCAGAAGGTGTGGTGGATGGCTGGGCTGTCGCAAAACGAGAGGAGCAGTCTCTCTTTTCCGACGACCCTTTGTAGGTCTTGTTCTAGTTGTTGGCAATGATAAAGCGAAGGGAAGAAGAGCAGCAGTGGGCCGCAATAGGGAAATGGGGCTTAGGCTACTGATTGTCGGAGGTATAAGGTGGGAAAATGGGTGCTGGCAGTGGTGTTTCTTGGTGGTTTACTGTGGTTGAGAAGTGATTCTTCACCAGTGGCAGTTTGGATGATTTTTTTCTTGTCGGACATGAGCTAAGAAAGAGAGAAAGGAGGTggcttggagagagagagagagagagagagagagagattatatattaaataattatatttagttttttatttttaaaaaaaataactgaAAAGAtaataaatggtccctgtggtgtgaaatgacgaaaatgcccttcagttaacggataaaacttaacggagttagcaataaggaccaatcgtcaaaagttttgaaaacacagggaccatctatgacgtTTCTAAACCAcatggactaaacttcagattttgggaaaccacagggaccatttatgatattttttctaaaaaaaatcaaattttgttgCTTTTTATTGACAAACTAAAAAAATGTTATATGgtcaaaatataattatttttctgtagtttggtttattaatataaattgaattatttattaatcatcattttgtttgtatatatatattgaaattttattttaaaaaatacttaaagcttacactttgatatttaatgttttattttaaaaaatatttaaagtttatatcatcatatataattttttttaatcaacctgTGTTGTACAcagttttcatatatatatatatatatatatatatatatatatatatatatatatatatatagagagagagagagagagagaggtaagttcaaatgtttatcacatctattgtgtggtaCAACGCATCAAAAAGAATTTAGtaaaaattatatgtatattaaatgatatccacacttataattctttttttatggaaattaattaaattcgtcattaatgtcaacaataatattttttttataatgaattcgtatctagaagaatgagagtgtattctaacagaatgagagtgtattctagtagaatacactctcgttctttaTATTCTattcaactttattgtattttaaatgactGATTCCTTAAACAAAAAACGAACCCACACATAAAAACATAGATGCgcattcattctgaaagaatgttattgctgacattaatgatagATTTAATTAGcttccataaaaagagaattataattattgatataatttaatatacatataattatggaaatcgtttaatatctatctttatttacttaaataattatttaatttactaaattgttATTGATATATTTTAACAcgcaataaatgtaagaaacacattaacctagctatatatatatatatatatatatatatatatatatatatatatatatatatatatatatatatatatatatatatatactagttgtgagatcCATGTATTatatgaattaatttaaaaaaaaagattaaatataaatgtcaaaatatttgaaaatttttaatttataagaaaaaaaataaagaattattataaggaaaatgttttttttatcttttagttttaaacaaataaattaaataaaaaaaactaaagggctttaattttgagaatttttaAATTACAaggtaagtttattaatgaaattagtATAAATTTACTGTTATAgttattgcaattattatattaaaatattatgtggattttaataaaacagaaaaactcataaaataataTGTGGaaaaaaatcaattcaaaataaccataaaatgacatttagcaaatttgaatgagagtgtgacaagcgacaaaaaaatcttcatttattagaaaGGATATTCCCATTTTTTGGCGGATTAGGATGGAAAATCCAAGACAAGGCTTAATTCCTTCAATCACTCCATTCATCTCTAAGTcaagaaaacatttaaaaggtgtATGGCTAAGCTTAAAAAAGAAGCTTCTTAATATATTACCAGTTCCACACAGGTATAAGTTAAAATGATTGTTTGAATAGTTTGTTTTCTAAAAATAGCTTATAACATAGTGGAACCAGAGATAAATCATTTTTGATAAGTTACTTACCTCTAACTTGTCAAATGTCCATATAACTTATAGTTATCCAATATCTCTATGAAGTCTTTTTTTGGTCTTTTTACTAAACACTAAAAATGTCTTATCAACTGATAGCGGTTTGACACCGGATAAGCTAATCCACACAATTTTTTAAAAACTTCGTTTTGACAGTGTATAACAATGCTTGTTGAAGACTTTTTGGGGGAAAGTCcttttttctattttgttttttctGTGGATGACTTTATAACTcttaaacaaacaaacataacaTCCTTTATATTGTTTTCTTAACTTTTTGTTACTTACATGTAAGAAATATCAAAATAATTTCTATACAACATCTTACTTTCAAGATAAGTATTTTTCCATGTGAACATATTTTaaatgatagtacattgatatttTACAGGGCTAAATGCAAGAATAAGCAATGTATTTCCACTTGTTTTCTAAAGCAATCTACCTTTATGATATTTACTTTTCACATTTATCACATGAATCTTACGTAAGTGCTTAGTCTTGTTGTAAAACCCAAAATGTATCTATTTGGCACATGTGCTAATTAAAGCtatgcaaaacattcaaatagaGAAAGCTTTTGTTGATTACGGTTTTCAAAAAAGTGATAATTATGGATGATGTTAAAGGCTGAAAATAATTAGAGTAAATGGTTTCGGAACCTGGAAAAAACACAACTAACAAAAGATAAGTGTTCGATGCTATAAAACACAAATGCACAAAAGTACATTGCCAGAACCTGGACATCCAAAACACATTGATGAAGTACCACCTTCAGAACATTTTATGATATATTAGATTGAATGGTTAATTAATGtaataaatacaaataaataagaaaaaaaataaaaaaactcacAAAATGGTTGGTCCTGTTTAACAAATTGACGATAATTTTTACCATTTAATAAAACGACCACCTACTACCCAGTGAGTCAATTGTAAAATTACAATAACCGAGtaaaggctatatatatatatatatatatatatatatatatatatatatatatatatatatatatatatacacacacaccaataaataagaaaaaataaaaaaaaaatcacaaaatggTTGGTCGTGTTTAACAAATTGACCATAATTTTTACCTTTTAATAAAAGACCACCTACTACCCAATGAGTCAATAGTAAAATTACAATAATCGagaaaaggatatatatatatatatatatatatatatatatatatatatatatatatatatatatatatatatatatatatatatatatatatatataaagtggttCGGTTCGGTTATCCATGGATACCTAAGTATCCAAACCAAATCCGACCCGTTGATATCCGgtttttttggttttggtttttttcagtttcggtttttttttttgttttggttttttcggtttcggatcAGCCGGTTTGGCTCGGTTTTtcgattttatggtttttttgcaCACTCCTGGCTACAAGAAAACAAAATTCAATATAAGTGGGAAATATAGTTTTATGccatttttataattatattttagaATAATCTAATACTAAATGACAACAAATCTAATCATTGTGATTAAAACAATTCATAGGTTAGAACTATTTGATTACAACTCGCATGAATTTCAATTTGTCTGACCCATTTATATTTAAGATAATAGTTTTTATTTTACTCTTTTGAGTTGCTAATGATAAAATAtcacccaatatatatatatatatatatatatatatatatatatatatatatatatatatatatatatatatatatatatatataaagtgttcGGTTTGGTTATCCGCGGATACCTAAGTATCCAAACCAAAGCCGACCCGTTGATATCcggttttttttgttttggtttttttcagtttcagttttttttggttttggttttttcggttttggttttttcggtttcggatcAACCAATTTGGCTCGGTTTTTCAATTTTGCGGTTTTTTTGCACACTCCTAGCTACAAGAAAACAAAATTCAATATAAGTGCAAAATATAGTTTTCTGTCATTTTTATAATTATACTTTAGAATAATCTAATACTAAATGACAACAAATCTAATCATTGTGATTAAAACAATTCATAGGTTATAACTATTTGAATACAATTCGCATGAATTTCAATTTGTCTGACCCATTTATATTTAAGATAATAGTTTTTATTTTACTCTTTTGAGTTGCTAATGATAAAATATCAGCCAAGTTGAAAAATATTTAGGTAGTCTTAATGGTGAGTCTAAGctatataaatattttaaaaaaattagaaataGAAATTTTGTGACGTACCCTTTGCACTTTTTTGCACAAGATATTCCTTGAAAATGAGAGTTTCTCTATAATGTGAGTATACACTTCTTATGACAAGCTAGATATTAGATAGGGAAGGTGTAATATTAAAAGAAATATTATCGTGTCTTTTTTCACTTGGTGTATCATTCTTGTTTTACAAATCTCTCCTTAACCTTTTACTCCTATAGATTTCATCAAGATTCAAGCACATGGTATGCTAAATTGACCTAAAAATAAAGTTGGATGAGATTGCAATACCTGTTTCTGATTTCATGATTTAATATTATGATGAATATAGATGCAATCATGCAACTCCTCATGGTTTCTCCATTAAGTTCTCTGTTGGCTTTTCACAAGCCTGTAACTAAAAATGACAATACAGCAGTAAACAAAAACAGAGCACAAGGGATACTTCAAACTTGAAGCTTTATTTACTGAATTGAAAGTGAGGATACAACCTTAACGTACAGGGGACAAACTATTTAAAGGCTAAAAATATGCAGATAACCAGCAACTAACTCCGCTAGGCTTAAGACTCGGTACTATAGCCCACATGGCTTTTACTTATTCAAATTCTAAAACATGCTAATAACATAATAAACTAAACCAACTTATGACTTCTGAATTATTTTCATCATTTTCCCCTTTAATTCAGAAATCATACCTTTTTGACACCAAGCAGGTCATGCAATTCTTCAAACTTCACTCTTCCAAGTGGTTTTGTCAAGATATCTGCCTTCTGATCCTTGCTCCTCACATGCTTTACAGTAATTTCTCCATTTTCTACACACTCACGAATGAAATGAAATCAGATATCTATATGTTTGCTTCTTCCATGGAACACTAGATTTTTCATCAAATCTAATGAGGACTTGTTATCCACCAACAGCTCAACTGGAGGCACCTTTTGACCTGTTATCTCTCTTACCAATCTTCTTAGCCAGATCCCTTGACAAGCAGCTAGAGTAGCTGCCATGAATTCTACTTCGCATGATGAGAGTGTCACACACCTTTGCTTCTGTGATGCCCATGTGATCAAGTTATTATTCACATAGTACGCCATTCCACCTGTACTTTTCCTGTCATTAATGTCATTACCCAAATCACTATCAGTATACCCAGATAGAGTtacatcttctttccctcttgaGTACTTTAAACCAAAGTCCAAAGTACCCTTCACATATCTGAGAATACACTTCACAGCTTGGAGATGTTGGACCATTGGCTTCTCCATAAAATGACTCACAATACCTACTGCGAAAGAGATATCTGGGCGAGTATGAGTTAGATACCTTAAGGCTCCCTCTATACTTCGATACTCGGTGGGGTTCACCAGTTCTCCTTCTTCCTTCTTTCGCAGCTTGAGTTTGTGTTCCATAGGGGTCCTTGAGGAATTATAGTCTTTCATTCGAGTCTTGGCAAGCAGATTCTTGGCGTATGATTCCTGTTTCAAACTAATTCCTCCTTCATATTGGTTGACTTCGATTCCCAGGTAGTATGTTAAGAGTCCAAGATCACTCATCTCAAATTTGATGTTCATATCTCGTTTGAACACCTGCACATCTTTTGAGCAACTTCCTGTTACTAGGAGATCATCTACATATACACCCACAATCAAGATATTCCCTTTTTCTTTCTTGATGTAAACTGAATACTCATGACCACATCTTTTAAAACCAAGACTCTTCAAATGTCGATCCAAACAAGCATTCCAAGCTCTAGGCGCTTGCTTAAGGCCGTATAGAGCTTTAGACAGCCTGAACACTTTGTGAGCCTCGCCTTTTTTCTGAAAACCTTCAGGCTGAGAGACATAAATTTCTTCATTTAAGTTACCATTCAGGAACACTGATTTGACATCCAAGTGATGTACTTTCCACCCATTTGATCCAGCTAAGGCCAAGATAAGCCTGATTGTCTCGATCCTCGCTACCGGTGCGAAAACCTCTTCAAAGTCGACTCCGTATTTTTGTATATACCCTTTTGCTACAATACGGGCCTTGTGCTTCACAATCTTTCCATTTGGGTCTCTCTTCAGCTTAAAGACCCACTTTAGTCCGATAGGCTTTCGATTCTTTGGGAGATCAACCAGTTTCCATGTGTTGTTCTTCTCAATTGACGCTAATTCCTCTTTCATCGCCTGTACCCATTCGATTTTCCTGCTTGCTTCCAGGTACGTTGTAGGTTCTTCATCACTACTTAGTAATAGAAGATCCTCTGGGGGTAGATGAACATCTTCAGTATTTTCATAGAGATCGGTGAGCAATCGATATCTTTTAGGGGCTTCATTATCGGTCAAGCTATCGGCGGTGCTCAATGAGCTGTGCGAGATGGGTGAAATCGATGTATCCGGTGTCACAGGCGTATTAGTATCATTCAGGTCTGTTGGTGGGCTATTGGGCTGACCTTCTTCGGCCCAGTCTTCATTTTGTTGAACTGACCCAATTTGGTCAGGAGTATCAGGGACCCATTCATTTTCGACTTCCCACTCGCCTTCATCTTCATAGTAGCCATCATCAAAATCAACACCATCAACTGAGAAACTCATTCCCGGTGTTGATTTTATTTTTGCACTTTCATTCCAGTCCCACACTTTTTTCTCATCAAACACAACATCACGGCTTACATACATTTTCCCGTTGCTTGGATCTAACAATCTGTACGCTTTTGACCCTTTCTCGATTCCAAGATGAACCAGTCGAATACTTCTGTCTTCTAGCTTCTTTAGATTGCCTTTTGCAACTTTCATATGACCAACGCATCCAAACATCCTAAGATGATCAATGCGAGGCTTTCTCCCTGTCTACATTTCATAGGGAGTAGAGTTCTTCAATGCTTTTGTATGAGCTCTGTTTAATACATAAACAGAGTATGCCACTGCCTCACCCCACAAAGCATCAGGCATCTCCATTGACTTCAGATTACATCTCACCATCTCCAGTATAGTTCTATTCCTTCTCTCCACAACCCCATTTTGCTGTGGGGAGTATGGAGCTGTATACTGTCTTTCAAGCCTAGTTTTCTTGCAATAATTTGTGAAGTCATTTGACAAGAACTCTCCACCACGATCAGTTCTAAGAATCTTGACCTTCTCTCCTGTTTCCGTCTCTACTTTCTCCCTGAACTCTTTAAATACTTGGAAAGCTTTATCTTTTGTCTTCATCAGATAAACCCACATTACTCTGCTAAAATCGTCAACAATTAGCATAAAGTACTTATTTCCGGAAGGAGTGGGAGGCGTAACTGGACCACATAAGTCTCCATATATGAGTTCAAGTTTCTTCTTTGCTCTGAAATTTGTATGGTGTGGGAATGGATCTCTTGTCTGTTTTCCAATTCAGCAACCCTCACAGGGCTGTGAGGGAATCTTCACAGTCGGCATTCCTTCGACCATTCTCTTCTCGGCCATAAGCTTCATCGAATTGAAATTAATGTACCCCGTTCTCTTGTGCCATAACCATGACTGGTCATCAACCTCAGCAGTTAGACACATGCCTTCGGTTTCATGTAGCTCTATCTTGTAGAGGCGATTTGATGATCTTCTCACCTTCATCAGTAGCTTTCCCCTTGAATCTTTGACCCATAAAAATGGATCTTTGATCCTTATTTCATCTCCACCCTCAGCTAGTTGACCCAAGCTGATTATATTACTACACAGATCAGGAATGTAGTAAACTTCATTCATTCTTCTTTGACTTCCATCTTTACATCTAAATACAACCGAACCTCTTCCTTCGATTCTCACTTTTGATTCATTCCCGAATTTCACGAAACCTTGAATTGTTTCGTTCAAAGTCATGAACTTGGATTTATCACCTGTCATGTGATTACTAGCTTTTGTGTCTAAATACCAAGTTTGAGATTGATTCAGGGAATTACCATGCGAACGTAACTGGGGGCTAAGATTTTCTTCATTTAGATACACCTTTCCTTTATCTTCATACATTGTAAATAGAAGTGCAGGTTCTTCATCTTGGTGCTCTTTGATTAAATTGCTTTCATGGCTTCGTTCCTTCCTTGGATTTTTGCACTCAGCAGCATAATGACCAAAATCCTAGCAGTTGTAACATTGAACCTCACTTTTATCACGATTGCCCGAAGCGATTTGACCTCCGTCTTTCTGGTGGTGCGACCCACTTCTGCCACGACCACCACGACCACCGCCATTTCTTCCTCTGCCCCTGCCACGGCCGCCACGAGAACCTCCGAAGCCACCCcggtttgatttttgttttggatCACcttcttgcttccttttgcttctttCGGACCATTCCTTGTGAGTTAACAGAAGCTTTCGATCGTCACTTTCACCCGCACCCTTCATTCGTTCTTCATAGGCCTTGAGTCTTCCGATCACCTCTTCAACGAGCATTGTTTCCAAGTCTCCGAATTGCTCAAGTGTTGAGGCAATTTGAAGAAATTTTGGTGACACAACTCTCAGTAGCTTCTTCACTACGTGAGATTCTTCTACTTTATCCCCCAGAGTACGCAAAGTACTCACAATGTTGACTACTTTTCCGGTGTAGTCATCAATACTCGCCGTCTCTTTCATGCACAATGCTTCGAGCTCAACCTTCAGTGTTTGGATTCTGGCCACTTTCACTCTATCTGAACCAACAAACATGATTTTAAGAGCTTCCCACGCTTCTTTGGCCGTCTTCTTCTCCGCCAACGTCATGAGCAAATCTTCAGGTATTCCCTGATAGATTGCAGCCAAGGCCATGTTATCCTTCTTTGCTTCGACAAGAGTATTGGCGGTTCTGGGTTCCACTGCATCCCAAACACCTTGAGCCATCATAAAAACTCGCATCTTGATCGCCCATGCCCCATAATTTGTTTTTGACAACATAGGATAATTAAGTGTCACATGCCCGTCTTTGTCACCATTGCCATTGTTGCTGCTGCTCACCATTTCTTCTTTCCGGGGTTGATACTTGGGCATGTACCAGgttcgctctgataccaagtgttgGCTTTTCACAAGCCTGTAACTAAAAATGACATTACAGCAGTAAACAAAAACAGAGCACAGGGGATACTTCAAACTTGAAGCTTTATTTACTGAATTGAAAGTGAGGATACAACCTCAACGTACAGGGAACAAACTATTTAAAGGCTAAAAATATGCAGATAACCAGCAACTAACTCCACTAGGCTTAAGACTCGGTACTATAGCCCACATGGCTTTTACTTATTCAAATTCTAAAACATGCTAATAACATAATAAACTAAACCAACTTATGACTTCTGAATTATTTTCATCATTCTCTTCATAAGCTTGACATACAAGTCACAAACTATTATGTCTACTTCAAATAGAGTAAAATTAGTAACAAAATTCAATTTCAAAGTATAAATTCGTGACTATTAAACCTATCGTTGAACATACGATCTCTTAAACTGTATGTATAAGAATTAAGAAACAATATCCAACATAAACAAAAACACAATCATTCATTACCTGGTTCAAACCCTTCGTGATGGTTGTCGTTGGCCTCACCAAGTTTTTCCACAAACAAAACTCATCTTGGGCTAAATAAAATCGGAACCCATCAAAAGAAGCAAACAAAATCCAACCCATCAAATGAGATGATAGGTTTGTGGAGAGAAGCGTAACCAAGCAGACCCTAATGTGATCAGTCGATAACCGCGTCTGATATTAGGCTGGAAAAAAAAATCGGAAGGAAAGGCGCTTAAATCGAAATCATCTGCTTCAAATGAAAATAGATAGGTATTGAAGGTTACAGGAATTCAATGGTTTCGCTAGTGTGTGGGTTCATAGCGAGGAGGAAGACGAAAATTGTAGGAATTGTGAGAATCGATTTGATAAAGAAGAAGCTGGGAGAAAGATAGTAAAGGTGGTAGAACATTTCATTGGGTGAGATAGATGGTGGAGGGAACAAAATGGGTATATTGTGGCAGCCAGGGACTGTGATACAAAATAGTGAAAGGGATGAAAATAAGAAATCGGCAAACTGTGGTGTCGAAACTGAGAAGTACAAAAACTACACTGTTCATAAGGGCAATAAgaattaatattttatataattagaTAAATAAACTTACTTGAGAGTATTTATCGGGAATATCACTACTAGTAACCATTTATCTGTGGAACCACAAATACATAGCATATTCCTGAAAGGGAATTGGCCAATTGAGAGATATACgtataaagagagatagagagagaaagagggacCAAGGCGCTCCAACAGTGCTAATGAACCTCCATACTCGCGGCGGTGTTGATCACACCAGGTCATCATCTTACATGCCCTGGGTTCATGCTCCACCGTCGTTGGCATACGAGTAACAACGATGACAGTGGTGGACCCAAGATTCTTTTCACCTTACCCGGTGGATCTTGCCATTGTCAGAAACTCGTTGACTGTTGCAGATGGCAATCTTAGCAGTGTTTTGGACGTGAATGGAAATGTGTTATTCATAATTAAGGACAAAAACTTTAGCCTTCACGATCGTCATATCTTGCTAGATGCATCAGAAGCTCCGATCCTCACATTTCAGAAAAAGGTTTCTTCGATCTTTTATCTTCTTATTGTATACTTTCCAGACGCTTTTGATTATTGTTCTTCTATGATTCTATCAAACATCACATTACGTTATAAAATTTTCTTCGCAATTTTTCTTGGATGTTGgcctttgttttttctttttaatttgaaCTAAAGTTCTAGCTAGGCAGGATTACATCATGTTTTGTTCCTTGAATATAGTTTCTTATTGTTTTCTTTCATTCCATAGTCATCTATTCCTTTTTTGCTCGCTTTCTCACCATTGTTCCCCAATAGAACTTGATGCTTGTGTGATTTCATTATTAGAAAAACAGGTATTTGTTTTGAAATTAAGGAAGCATATATAGTAGGCTTCTCAACCAAGTTGATGTCTCAAGAGAAAACAAAACCATTACATCGTATCGTATACATTTAAATATTCTCGAATTGGATAACTAGTAATTTCCTTTTTTGCATTCTTGCGATTAATGTTCTTCTTTTGGTAATGCGAATACACATTTTCTCTTCAtttataaaataacaaaatatatattTCATATGCCTTTTCTTTCATCTCACACACTCTAATCTTAATATAAATAACTAGCATGTCCcataatttattttaattaatcgcAATTGAGAAACCCATGGTACGTAAAATTTTTCAGCGTGTAACCATGCATAGAAGGTGGCAAGCTTTCAGAGGAGAGAGCACAAGCGCAAAAGATTTGATCTTTAGTACAAAAAAGTCGTCAGTCATTCAAAAACTCACGGAGCTAAATGTGTTCTTAGCAGACAACAAAGAGGAAACCACAGGTGATTATAAGGTTGTAGGAGACTGGAAGAAAAGATCATGCACAGTCTCTTCGTATGATGGTGCTACTATCCTTGCCAAGGTAACATATAGAGCTTGTACTTTCATCTGAATCGTTATAAAGATTCTGAAATTAATCTTTCTGATGCAACGATTAATTAATCTCTAGGTCAATGTGACTAAATGCAGATGCACAATAATCATATTGATACATGCATTGAGTCCGAAGAGAACACATTTGCAATAACCGTGTCCCCAAATGTTGATTACGTGCTTGTGGTAGCACTCATGGTGATTCTTTATGAAGTGAACAAGGATCgtaaa includes these proteins:
- the LOC111887979 gene encoding protein LURP-one-related 10 — translated: MTVVDPRFFSPYPVDLAIVRNSLTVADGNLSSVLDVNGNVLFIIKDKNFSLHDRHILLDASEAPILTFQKKRVTMHRRWQAFRGESTSAKDLIFSTKKSSVIQKLTELNVFLADNKEETTGDYKVVGDWKKRSCTVSSYDGATILAKMHNNHIDTCIESEENTFAITVSPNVDYVLVVALMVILYEVNKDRKKKKMKGSKCGGSKDIIEESEDSNEDDQEEDDDTEDSD
- the LOC111887981 gene encoding eukaryotic translation initiation factor 3 subunit C-like; its protein translation is MPKYQPRKEEMVSSSNNGNGDKDGHVTLNYPMLSKTNYGAWAIKMRVFMMAQGVWDAVEPRTANTLVEAKKDNMALAAIYQGIPEDLLMTLAEKKTAKEAWEALKIMFVGSDRVKVARIQTLKVELEALCMKETASIDDYTGKVVNIVSTLRTLGDKVEESHVVKKLLRVVSPKFLQIASTLEQFGDLETMLVEEVIGRLKAYEERMKGAGESDDRKLLLTHKEWSERSKRKQEGDPKQKSNRGGFGGSRGGRGRGRGRNGGGRGGRGRSGSHHQKDGGQIASGNRDKSEVQCYNC
- the LOC111887982 gene encoding uncharacterized protein LOC111887982; protein product: MYEDKGKVYLNEENLSPQLRSHGNSLNQSQTWYLDTKASNHMTGDKSKFMTLNETIQGFVKFGNESKVRIEGRGSVVFRCKDGSQRRMNEVYYIPDLCSNIISLGQLAEGGDEIRIKDPFLWVKDSRGKLLMKVRRSSNRLYKIELHETEGMCLTAEVDDQSWLWHKRTGYINFNSMKLMAEKRMVEGMPTVKIPSQPCEGC